One region of Terriglobales bacterium genomic DNA includes:
- a CDS encoding TonB-dependent receptor, translating into MTLRCKSFESALARVASAIASFSILLLLLSSLTFGQGITTGSISGSVQDPQQQVIPNAAVTAVQIGTNTAFTGRTNSVGAFEIRGLPVGTYNVTIEASGFSKTQINNVATNAGRATSVGLQTLGVASTQESVTVEASAPILQTDTMQIGESFQTKKLADLPVGNGLDIVTLFTPGVAPAGDSGFSNQGGAQFGTNGQRARNNNFQLDGQSNNDTSIGGPLIFFGNQDAVAEIQVLTNYSAEYGRNTGTVVNYITKSGTNNFHGSAYEIYNGNWLDSLANQDKSPLFGVCPKGVAEGSATDFTPSCTKAVVPRNVDNRYGGTIGGPIVKDKLWFFGSANIEPIRTGPTLASSGGKLTPTANGLAQLAAAFPNNAAVAALKAVGPLAVTKGTLTVGAPQTQFVDGVPIEFATVTRNVDAISNDYEGTGRLDYQLSQNDKIFGRYIYQKQLFTNVATTNLAGVAAGQFVDIPAQTYQIGADWAHTFSPTLINQARFSYNNTTVGFENGGFPDCNRGNFTKCPTQVTFSDNTLGFGEPTGFPQGRDVIDYQVQDNATKQIGTHAIKFGGEFARQNQPNFFLPNSAGVFTFSCLASCKSGQQSDFISNTASSFLFADGPPSETFLENDGAFYLQDDWKLRSNLTLTLGLRYEIASQAINVLHDITVQRETNPSTAFWNQSLPLSRRTLPAIPIASKNFAPVLGFAYSPSGGWFGNNATVIRGGFRIAYDPEFYNLFTNVAGGAPFINLGQVTNCPNCLPASGNGADVRSADLGLIARGVDPGTRKQTIVAPNLHNPYAEQWNFGVQRQFGSRIVGEARYVGNHGVGLFQDLDVNPALGPLIAAGYSNVIPSGLTPCTTAGTPGFAVGYANCDRTRILSRANVGMSYYNGLQTRLDVQGWQGITAGATYTYSHTIDTSSEVFNSLGGGSTLAYPQNPFNVTAAERANSGIDYPHIATVYLLYELPFFSDQHGILGHLLGGWEINPAYRYTSGQPYTPVETPGSSLATSPATSAISATLCDPTGAFSTQVSNCRPIVSNPNAPVDTVGAYTDGLQLVNYYTGAPISNSAVHWIINDVNAATVLGTPFGGSGRNSVRGDTISQLNLSVLKNFKLSERFTMQLRGVAYNVMNRQYRGVPDPVIDDGNFADAQGSFGNTFFNSNGGNPPQANSVFSGIDRRRIEVGAKIIF; encoded by the coding sequence ACACTGCGTTGCAAAAGTTTTGAAAGTGCGCTCGCGAGAGTCGCGAGCGCGATCGCCAGCTTCTCTATTTTGCTGCTCCTACTTTCCTCACTGACATTTGGCCAGGGAATTACGACAGGTTCGATTTCCGGCAGTGTGCAGGATCCACAGCAACAGGTGATTCCGAATGCCGCGGTGACCGCGGTCCAGATTGGGACTAATACGGCATTTACGGGAAGGACAAACTCTGTAGGTGCCTTCGAGATTCGCGGCCTGCCGGTAGGCACCTACAACGTGACCATTGAAGCTTCAGGATTCAGCAAGACGCAAATCAACAATGTCGCGACCAACGCCGGACGAGCAACTTCGGTTGGTCTGCAAACTTTGGGAGTAGCCTCCACGCAGGAGTCTGTCACAGTCGAAGCGAGTGCGCCGATTCTGCAAACCGATACGATGCAGATTGGCGAAAGCTTTCAGACCAAAAAGCTGGCCGACCTTCCGGTTGGCAATGGCCTCGATATTGTGACCTTGTTCACCCCGGGCGTAGCTCCCGCCGGCGATTCCGGATTCAGCAATCAAGGAGGTGCGCAGTTCGGCACTAACGGTCAACGCGCTCGCAATAACAATTTCCAGCTCGACGGGCAGAGCAACAACGACACCTCAATCGGCGGCCCGCTGATCTTTTTCGGGAATCAGGACGCAGTTGCGGAAATCCAGGTTCTGACGAACTACAGCGCGGAGTACGGACGCAACACCGGAACGGTAGTGAATTATATTACCAAATCGGGAACCAACAATTTCCATGGATCGGCCTATGAGATTTACAACGGCAATTGGCTCGACTCACTAGCCAATCAGGACAAGTCACCACTGTTCGGCGTTTGTCCGAAGGGCGTTGCGGAAGGCAGCGCCACCGACTTCACACCATCCTGCACAAAAGCTGTAGTCCCGCGAAACGTTGATAACCGCTATGGGGGCACGATCGGTGGGCCAATCGTCAAAGATAAGCTCTGGTTCTTTGGATCAGCAAATATCGAGCCAATTCGCACCGGACCGACGCTTGCTTCCTCAGGCGGTAAGCTCACGCCCACGGCGAACGGTCTTGCGCAATTGGCTGCAGCGTTCCCCAACAACGCCGCGGTTGCTGCCCTAAAGGCAGTTGGGCCCCTCGCGGTCACGAAAGGCACCCTCACTGTTGGAGCGCCACAGACCCAGTTCGTGGATGGCGTTCCGATTGAGTTCGCGACCGTTACCCGCAACGTCGATGCGATCTCCAACGATTACGAGGGAACGGGACGCCTCGATTATCAGCTTTCCCAAAATGACAAGATCTTTGGCCGCTATATCTACCAGAAGCAGTTATTCACGAACGTAGCGACTACCAACCTCGCCGGAGTGGCGGCGGGACAGTTTGTCGATATTCCTGCCCAGACGTATCAGATCGGCGCGGATTGGGCGCATACTTTTTCGCCGACGCTCATCAACCAGGCGCGGTTCAGCTACAACAATACGACCGTCGGATTCGAGAACGGCGGATTCCCAGATTGCAACCGAGGCAACTTCACCAAGTGCCCGACCCAGGTCACTTTCAGCGATAACACGCTCGGATTCGGCGAGCCTACCGGCTTTCCCCAGGGCCGAGATGTAATCGATTATCAAGTCCAGGACAACGCGACGAAACAAATCGGAACGCACGCGATCAAGTTCGGAGGAGAATTCGCGCGGCAGAATCAGCCGAACTTCTTCCTGCCGAACTCAGCCGGCGTGTTTACCTTCTCCTGCTTGGCGAGCTGCAAGTCGGGCCAGCAGAGCGACTTCATCAGCAACACTGCCTCCTCGTTCCTCTTTGCGGATGGTCCTCCAAGCGAAACCTTCCTGGAGAACGATGGCGCCTTTTATCTTCAGGATGACTGGAAGCTGCGCAGCAATCTGACGCTCACGCTGGGTCTGCGTTATGAGATCGCTTCGCAGGCGATCAATGTGCTGCATGACATTACTGTGCAGCGCGAGACCAATCCCTCGACCGCCTTCTGGAACCAGAGCCTTCCACTTTCACGTAGAACGCTTCCGGCGATTCCGATCGCATCGAAAAACTTTGCGCCAGTTCTGGGCTTTGCCTATTCGCCGAGCGGCGGCTGGTTCGGAAACAATGCTACCGTCATTCGCGGGGGATTCAGAATTGCCTATGATCCTGAGTTCTATAACCTCTTTACGAATGTTGCCGGCGGCGCTCCATTTATTAATCTTGGCCAGGTGACCAATTGCCCGAACTGCTTGCCCGCTTCGGGAAATGGCGCCGATGTTCGCTCTGCTGACCTTGGCCTGATCGCCCGCGGCGTTGATCCGGGAACACGCAAGCAAACGATCGTCGCACCCAATCTTCACAATCCCTACGCCGAGCAGTGGAATTTTGGCGTTCAACGGCAGTTTGGATCCAGGATCGTGGGCGAAGCTCGCTATGTGGGCAATCACGGCGTCGGCTTGTTCCAGGACCTCGATGTAAATCCCGCTCTTGGTCCGCTCATCGCCGCAGGATACTCGAACGTAATTCCCTCAGGACTGACGCCCTGCACTACGGCCGGCACTCCAGGGTTTGCTGTGGGATACGCGAACTGCGATCGCACACGTATCCTTTCGCGTGCCAATGTGGGAATGTCTTACTACAACGGCCTGCAGACACGCCTGGACGTGCAGGGATGGCAAGGCATCACCGCCGGTGCGACCTACACGTACAGCCACACCATTGATACCTCAAGTGAGGTGTTCAACAGTCTGGGCGGCGGCAGCACCCTGGCTTATCCGCAGAACCCGTTCAATGTGACGGCAGCCGAGCGCGCGAACAGCGGGATCGATTATCCGCACATTGCGACCGTGTACTTGTTGTATGAGCTGCCGTTCTTCTCCGATCAGCATGGCATTCTCGGGCATCTGCTGGGAGGTTGGGAGATCAATCCGGCCTATCGCTACACCAGCGGACAGCCGTATACGCCGGTGGAGACGCCGGGAAGCAGTCTGGCGACGAGCCCAGCTACAAGCGCTATCTCCGCCACACTCTGTGATCCAACTGGAGCCTTTAGTACTCAGGTTTCAAACTGCCGTCCAATCGTGAGCAATCCGAACGCGCCTGTGGACACGGTCGGAGCCTACACCGACGGCTTGCAACTGGTGAACTACTACACCGGCGCGCCTATCAGCAACAGCGCTGTTCATTGGATCATTAACGATGTGAATGCAGCCACAGTGCTGGGTACGCCGTTCGGAGGCAGTGGACGCAACAGCGTACGCGGCGACACCATCAGCCAGTTGAATCTTTCGGTGCTTAAGAACTTTAAGCTTTCGGAAAGATTCACGATGCAACTCCGCGGCGTGGCCTACAACGTGATGAATCGCCAATACCGAGGTGTTCCCGATCCCGTCATCGATGATGGCAACTTCGCAGATGCGCAGGGCTCATTCGGCAACACGTTCTTCAATAGCAACGGCGGCAACCCGCCTCAGGCCAATTCGGTCTTCTCCGGCATCGATCGACGGAGAATCGAAGTGGGCGCGAAAATTATTTTCTAG